In one Magallana gigas chromosome 7, xbMagGiga1.1, whole genome shotgun sequence genomic region, the following are encoded:
- the LOC105347076 gene encoding uncharacterized protein isoform X1, producing MVLIRYYFLILNAALVLGMNVSGDIHNKTSDVHVCMAETLLFRSCIKICGDTRCDMHSFCGEDKRCLHCSDALCKSPPIGCEISCAWRFTDDIYYNIVREKGHQQDALFDNKTLPILLAFSTIVNVLLGCCHCRKRLMKLTACVLQGRKQQPEEKSSPIIVNNSNLESQTTRLLVTGHTIDMSKDKTFSTVVEEQTPVLLDDIFETTN from the exons ATGGTACTTATACGATATTACTTTCTAATTTTAAACGCTGCTCTAGTTTTGGGTATGAATGTTTCGGGTGATATCCATAACAAGACgtctgatgtacatgtatgcatggcCGAGACATTGTTAtttagatcctgtataaaaatttgtgGCGACACTCGATGCGACATGCACAGTTTTTGTGGAGAGGATAAGCGCTGCCTGCATTGTTCTGATGCACTCTGCAAATCGCCACCCATCGGATGTGAAATTTCGTGTGCGTGGAGATTCACAG ATGACATTTATTACAACATAGTTAGAGAAAAAGGTCATCAACAAGATGCACTGTTTGACAATA aAACGCTTCCAATATTGCTAGCATTTTCGACTATTGTTAACGTTTTACTGGGCTGCTGTCACTGTAGGAAACGACTAATGAAACTCACTGCATGTGTTTTACAAGGGAGAAAACAACAGCC GGAGGAGAAATCATCTCCAATAATAGTAAACAACTCGAATCTGGAGAGTCAGACAACCAGGTTACTGGTAACAGGACACACAATAGATATGTCAAAGGACAAAACTTTCAGCACCGTTGTTGAAGAACAGACACCAGTTTTACTGGATGATATTTTTGAGACtactaattaa
- the LOC105347076 gene encoding uncharacterized protein isoform X2, with amino-acid sequence MDNDIYYNIVREKGHQQDALFDNKTLPILLAFSTIVNVLLGCCHCRKRLMKLTACVLQGRKQQPEEKSSPIIVNNSNLESQTTRLLVTGHTIDMSKDKTFSTVVEEQTPVLLDDIFETTN; translated from the exons ATGGACA ATGACATTTATTACAACATAGTTAGAGAAAAAGGTCATCAACAAGATGCACTGTTTGACAATA aAACGCTTCCAATATTGCTAGCATTTTCGACTATTGTTAACGTTTTACTGGGCTGCTGTCACTGTAGGAAACGACTAATGAAACTCACTGCATGTGTTTTACAAGGGAGAAAACAACAGCC GGAGGAGAAATCATCTCCAATAATAGTAAACAACTCGAATCTGGAGAGTCAGACAACCAGGTTACTGGTAACAGGACACACAATAGATATGTCAAAGGACAAAACTTTCAGCACCGTTGTTGAAGAACAGACACCAGTTTTACTGGATGATATTTTTGAGACtactaattaa